The genomic interval GTTTTAAAAGTCGTAACTGCTAGAACAGGTCCGAAAATTTCTTCTTGAAAAATTCTCATTTTGTTATGACCTTTAAACAGCGTTGGTTTAATATAATAACCGCCTTCTAATTCTCCGCCTAATTTGTTTTCATCTCCTCCAGTTAAAACCTCTGCACCTTCTTCTTTTCCTAATTTAATATAGGACATGATTTTTTCTTTCTGAACAATCGAAGTCTGCGCACCAATCATAGTGGATTTATCCAACGGATTCCCCGCTACAATCGCTTCTGTTCTTTCGATTACTTTTTTAATGAACTTATCGTAAATATCTTCGTGAATTAATAATCTTGAAGGACAAGTACAGATTTCACCTTGATTTAAAGCAAATAAAACTGCTCCTTCAATCGCTTTATCAAAGAAATCATCGTCGTGATCTGCCACAGAAGGGAAGAAAATATTGGGTGATTTTCCGCCTAGTTCCAAAGTAACTGGAATAATATTTTCAGTCGCGTACTGCATTACTAAACGTCCTGTAGTAGTTGAACCTGTAAATGCTGCTTTCGCTACTTTTTTATTAGTAACCAACGGACGTCCTAATTCTGCTCCAAAACCATTAACGATGTTTAGAACTCCTGGAGGAAGAATATCTCCAATTAATTCCATTAAAACCATAATAGAAATTGGCGTGCTTTCAGCAGGTTTTAAAACGATTGTATTTCCTGCAGCAAGTGCTGGCGCAATTTTCCAAACGGCCATTAAAATTGGGAAATTCCACGGAATAATCTGTGCTACAACACCAAGAGGTTCGCTTAATGCGATAGAAACGGTTTGCGAATCTAATTCGGCGATTGAACTTTCTTCTGCGCGAATTACACCAGCAAAATATCTAAAATGATCTATTGCCAATGGAATATCAGCTGCAAG from Flavobacterium sp. YJ01 carries:
- a CDS encoding aldehyde dehydrogenase family protein, which encodes MNTTAKRPEFKAQYDNYIGGKFVAPIAGEYFDVVSPIDGKVFTKAAHSGKADLELAVDTAYEAFKTWGKTSVTERSILLNKIAQKIEDNLEYIATVETIDNGKPIRETLAADIPLAIDHFRYFAGVIRAEESSIAELDSQTVSIALSEPLGVVAQIIPWNFPILMAVWKIAPALAAGNTIVLKPAESTPISIMVLMELIGDILPPGVLNIVNGFGAELGRPLVTNKKVAKAAFTGSTTTGRLVMQYATENIIPVTLELGGKSPNIFFPSVADHDDDFFDKAIEGAVLFALNQGEICTCPSRLLIHEDIYDKFIKKVIERTEAIVAGNPLDKSTMIGAQTSIVQKEKIMSYIKLGKEEGAEVLTGGDENKLGGELEGGYYIKPTLFKGHNKMRIFQEEIFGPVLAVTTFKTTEEAIEIANDTMYGLGAGVWTRDAHEIYQVPRAIQSGRVWINQYHSYPAGAPFGGYKQSGIGRENHKMMLSQYRQTKNMLISYDKKKLGFF